The following are from one region of the Quercus robur chromosome 1, dhQueRobu3.1, whole genome shotgun sequence genome:
- the LOC126713569 gene encoding glucan endo-1,3-beta-glucosidase-like → MALSKKPVMAALLLLFLLISTSSISAQSIGVNYGTVADNLPPATDVITLYTTNGIGKMRIFDPNQATLQALKGSNIEVIVGVVNNDLQGLAASPATANTWVQTNIIPYPDVKISYIAAGNEIKPSDPLAQYVGPAIQNLNNAITASNLQIKVSTVIDMSLLGNSFPPSAGSFSDSASSYINAIVSILVSTNAPLLANVYPYFAYTSDPTNIKLEYALFTSPGVVVQDGNLGYQNLFDAILDSLYSALEKIGGANLTVIVTESGWPSDGDSGVAATVDNAGTYYKNLISHVKNGTPKKPGPLETYLFAMFDEDQKGPAETEKHFGLFSPTKEPKYQLTFT, encoded by the exons ATGGCTTTAAGTAAGAAACCTGTTATGGCTGCGCTATTGCTACTATT tttattgatatcaaCATCCTCCATTT CTGCACAATCTATAGGTGTAAATTATGGAACAGTTGCTGATAATTTACCACCTGCAACTGATGTAATAACATTGTACACCACCAATGGCATAGGGAAAATGAGGATTTTTGATCCAAATCAAGCAACCCTCCAAGCCCTAAAAGGATCCAACATAGAGGTCATTGTTGGAGTTGTTAACAATGACCTTCAAGGTCTTGCCGCTAGTCCTGCAACTGCAAATACTTGGGTGCAGACAAACATAATTCCCTACCCTGATGTCAAAATTAGTTACATTGCTGCTGGGAATGAAATAAAGCCGAGTGATCCATTAGCCCAATATGTTGGACCAGCCATACAGAACTTAAACAATGCAATTACAGCttctaatttacaaattaaagttTCAACAGTAATAGACATGTCATTGTTGGGCAATTCTTTCCCTCCATCTGCAGGCTCATTTAGTGATAGTGCAAGTTCATACATAAATGCAATTGTTAGCATCCTAGTAAGCACTAATGCACCACTTCTTGCCAATGTGTACCCATATTTTGCCTACACAAGTGACCCAACAAACATTAAGCTTGAATATGCCTTATTTACTTCACCAGGGGTTGTGGTACAAGATGGTAACTTAGGGTATCAAAATCTCTTTGATGCAATTCTGGATTCTCTCTACTCTGCTCTTGAGAAGATTGGTGGAGCCAATTTGACTGTCATTGTAACGGAGAGTGGTTGGCCATCAGATGGAGACAGTGGTGTAGCAGCAACAGTTGATAATGCTGGCACTTATTACAAGAATTTGATTAGTCATGTGAAGAATGGGACTCCAAAGAAGCCTGGACCATTAGAAACTTACTTGTTTGCTATGTTTGATGAAGACCAAAAGGGTCCAGCAGAAACTGAGAAACATTTTGGTCTATTCTCACCCACCAAGGAACCCAAGTACCAACTAACTTTCACTTAA